A genome region from Hevea brasiliensis isolate MT/VB/25A 57/8 chromosome 7, ASM3005281v1, whole genome shotgun sequence includes the following:
- the LOC131181619 gene encoding serine/arginine-rich splicing factor RS2Z32-like has product MPQFPAQFAQRDGLRCFQRNVKEKVEKLEKDKGEKSVEQSSGATSGKKKKFSGPSRGRGGRFGRGRFSGQRPPRSGQQSSRGSHSARPCETCGKIHGGECYWATGACFNCGGKGHIAKDCTSAPRYGPAPTTAEGSIQSPAPRGSQSFGRGRGRGRGTTSGSQGTVGQSAQGSASTRIYAMKQREEAETSDVVADTETRGAAD; this is encoded by the exons atgccgcagttccctgcacaattcgCACAAAGAGATGGTCTGCGATGTTTCCAAAGAAATG tgaaggaaaaagtcgagaaattagaaaaagacaagggggaaaaatcagttgaacagagttctggtgctacctctggaaagaaaaagaagtttagtggacccagcaggggtcgaggtggaaggtttggtagaggtagattttctggtcagagaccccctaggtctggtcagcagtcaagcaggggttcacattctgcccgcccctgtgagacttgtggcaagattcatgggggggaatgttattgggccactggagcctgttttaactgtggaggcaagggccatatagctaaagactgtactagtgctccgagatatggtccagctcctactactgccgagggatctattcagagtcctgctcccagaggttcacagtcatttggcagaggaagaggcagaggtagaggcactacttcaggcagtcagggcacagttggtcaatcagcacaaggaagtgcttcaaccagaatctacgcaatgaaacagcga